A region from the Halobellus litoreus genome encodes:
- a CDS encoding PRC-barrel domain-containing protein produces the protein MPDELAEDLSGKGVMGADGAQLGALYNVEMNVKTGTIGDLLVSPYEDVNPNALGFETGTDEENETVVRIPVSRVQDVKDYIVVQP, from the coding sequence ATGCCGGACGAACTCGCGGAGGACCTCTCCGGGAAGGGCGTGATGGGTGCGGACGGAGCCCAACTCGGGGCGCTGTACAACGTGGAAATGAACGTCAAGACCGGGACGATCGGCGACCTGCTCGTCTCGCCGTACGAGGACGTCAATCCGAACGCACTCGGGTTCGAGACGGGGACCGACGAGGAGAACGAAACGGTCGTTCGCATCCCCGTCTCGCGCGTACAGGACGTCAAAGACTACATCGTCGTGCAACCATAA